TCGGTAGAGGATCTTGCCTGCAGCCTGCTCGGCGACGTAGCCCTCGGTGCGGACAAAGCGATTGCGAAAGTGAGCGCGCCCTTGGTCAAATGTAATGGCGCAAATCATACCGTCACCGTCAAAGGGATGATGTAGTAGCTCTCCATTGACGTCTAGCATCCCTGGGCCGTTGCGGAAGAGAGTGCCTTGCAGATCGGCCGGAATTTGGCCGTCAATCTCGTCAATCCAGTAGGAGTACTCTTCCTTCAGAGACTGGTGACCGCCTTGCCAGTTTTGGAGACTGTAGCTGCGATCTAGGGTGCTTGAAGCGCTAGTTGTCATATCTAATGAAGCGATGGGTGAACCAGGGGCATTTTGCAAAACAAAGATGTCACGAGTGGAAGCTAAAAATCTTCGTTGCAAATATTCTAACTCTTTAACAAAAATCAATATTAATGCGTGGTACTTTCGCAGCCCATGAGGAACTTGGGGCGCGTCGATTGACCCTCACGTGTTTCTGAGACACCTAAGGGCGACCTTCGAGCCAGCGTTTCTGAAAGGTCTGCGCCGATAGAATGTGGCTTTTCTGTTGTGAGAATTTCCTCATGAAACTCTTCTCACACATATCTAATGCCGGATTCATTGCAAGTGGCGAATGTGTAGATATTGAATCCCGATAGCGGCTGCTACGGACAATTTTTTAGGGTGTGTGCCATTCGATGATGCCCCACGCTCGCCCATCTCCTTTGTTTATCTCTAAAAAGTACTGAAGCCATTGCAAATCAGTGCTTCAGCCCCTCACTGAGGAACGTCCTATGAGATTAATGGTTTATTCCCATGATGCCTTTGGATTGGGAAATCTCCGCCGAATGCTTGCTATTTGTGAGCACCTGCTGCAGCATTGGCAAAATCTTTCAATTCTGTTGGTCTCTGGTTCTCCGATGCTGCAGGGGTTTCGGCTCCCTGAAGGGTTGGACTATATCAAGCTGCCCTGTCTTAGTCGCGGTGTATCTGGCGATCTATCGGCAAAATATCTTAAAACCACAGCTGATGAAACGATTGTCTTTCGATCTCATCTGATTCTGTCTGCAGCCAAGCACTTCAAGCCCGACCTGCTGCTGGTCGATAAAAAGCCCTACGGTATCCAGCAGGAATTGGCACATACCCTTGCCTATATGGAGCGAAAACTGCCGCAGTCTAAGTGCGTTTTGCTGCTGCGGGATATTCTCGACGCACCAGAGAAAATGAGGCAGGAGTGGCTGACCCAGGGATATTACCAAGCCATACAGGTCCACTACGATCAGGTGCTGGTGGTGGGAATGCCGGAGGTCTTTGATCTGGCTCAGGAATATCAGTTCCCGCTCCCGGCAGCGCGTAAAGTTCGCTACTGCGGCTATATTCGCAAGCCCTTCTGTCGCCCTCAACGCTTTGAAGTTCGTCGATTTCTGCGGCTGAGTCCTGCTGAAACGCTGGTGCTGGTCACCCCCGGTGGCGGTGAGGATGGCTTGCCCTTAGTCGAAGCTTATTTGCAGGGACTTCGAACCATTGACCCGGCTATCAAACTCCGCAGCCTGATTCTTTGCGGGCCTGAGATGCCTGTTGAGCAGCAGGCAATCCTCCAAAAAATGGCTGAGCCGCTGCTCGGCGTCACGTTGGAGGTTTTCACTGATAACCTATTAGGCTACCTCAGTGCGGCTGATGTCGTGGTGGCGATGGGGGGATACAACACATTGACTGAAATCTTGGCCCTGAATAAACGGGCGGTTGTGGTGCCTCGAACCTCACCATCGCAAGAGCAGCTAATTCGCATGGAGCGGTTTATGCAGCGAGGACTGGTGCAGGGGATTCATCCCGAAGTGCTGACCCCGCGATCGCTTCTTTCTGCCGTGCTTGACCCCATTGATCCTGCTAGAACACCCGCTCAGCCGCTTAATTTTGGCGGTTTACCTCAGATTTCTCACTATCTTTCAGAGCTGGTTTCGCCGTCACCTGCCTGTCCTTTGACTGGTTTGCTTACGGTCTGATGTTTTTTGAAAAACGGAGGCTCTGCGTTGGCCCCCCAGTCCCCCAATTCTGAGGGGAAAGTCTCAACGATTTCGGTTTATGTCATGCACTTTTGAGGAGATTCAGGATGAAAAAGCTTATGTTTTACTGCCAGCACATTCTGGGGATGGGGCATTTGATCCGCAGTATGGAAATTGTTCGGGGACTGACCGATCAGTTTCAGGTGTGCTTTATCAATGGCGGTGAGGTCATTCAGGGCTTTCCGGTTCCGGCTGCGGTTCAGGTGGTCAACTTGCCGGGTATCAAGACCGATCGTGAATTTCGAGAGCTGCAGCCAGTGGATCCGCATAGGAATTTAGGGGAGGTGGAATGCGATCGCAAGTCCCAACTCCTGCAAACCCTAGAGCAATTTCAACCGGATGTACTGGTGGTGGAACTGTTTCCCTTTGGCCGTCGCCGGTTTTCCTTTGAGCTGATTCCGCTGATGGAGGCGGCTAAGGAACGGGGTGTCAGAATTGTCAGCAGCCTGCGAGATATTGTGGTCACCAAGCAGGATCAAGCCAAGCATGAGGCCAAGATCTGTCGCCTCATGAATCAATATTTTGATCAACTTTTGATTCACGGCGATCCGAATCTGCATCCGTTAGAGGACAGCTTTTCAAGAGTGAAAGATCTGGACTGTGAGGTTCACTACACCGGCTACGTTGTCCAGAAGCCGCAGAGTCGCCTGACGCTGCTCGATCAGATGGCCCTAAATCGGACGGAGCCGATGATTGTGGTGAGTGTCGGCGGCGGTCGCTTCGGTCACTCTCTATTGTGGGGGATGGTCAGGGCTGCTGAATGGCTATCAGAACGTATTCCCCATCATATTCAAGTGTTTGCGGGGCCTTTTGTTCCTGATGATGTGTTTTGGGATTTGAAACAGGCGGGGCAGGACTTTTCTAATCTAACGATCCATCGCTATACCCCGAATCTGCTGGCCTACATGCAGCAGGCGGACCTCTCGGTCAACATGGCGGGCTACAACACGACGATGAATATTCTGACAACGGGCGTGCGGGCACTGATGCTGCCGTTCACCGGCAATGATGACCAAGAGCAAACAATGCGGGTGCGGCGATTAGAGCAGTTGGGTCGCGTGCAGATGCTTAAAGAAACTGACGTGACGCCGGAGCGTTTAGCCCAGCGGGTGCAGGATGCGCTACTTCAGCAGCCCCAAGTCATTGGCTTTGATCTTGATGGGGTTGAGAAGACAGCGATGTTGGTGCGATCGCTTTTTGAGCAGAGCGATCGGGCGTCCTTGGTTGCGGCTTAGAGACTGCATTGCCCCCCGGCCACCCAATTCTGGGGGAAAAGTGCCGAAAGATTGGGTTGCTTTCCCACGATTGATGGAAGTGAATTCGAGTTGATTGTTATGAAAAAGATTTTGTTTTATTGCCAGTATCTAGCGGGTATGGGACACCTTGTCCGCAGTACTGAAATTATTCGCAGTTTAGTCAAAGACTTTCAGGTTTGCCTTGTGATTGGAGGAGAGCCGATTACTGGCTTCACTGTTCCTTCAGGGGCTGAGGTCGTCTATTTGCCTGCATTGCGAGAGGATGCCGGTGAACTAATCGCTTTTGGGCAGTCTCTTGAGTCGATCAAAGCTAGGCGTATTGAACGGCTCTTATTGGTGTGTGACCAGTTTCAGCCGGACTGTGTGATTACGGAATGCTTTCCCTTCAGTAAGTACAAGATGTCTTTTGAGCTAGTGCCGCTGCTGGAGTGGGCCAAAGCTGCTCAGGTGAAGGTGGTCTGTAGCCTCAGAGATCTGGTGATGACTCAGAAGATGAGCGAGAAAGGAATGGTCAGAAAAAAGGCCAGAATCCATGACCAGATTTGTCGGTACTATGATTTGGTTTTGTATCATTGCGATCGCAACCTCCAGCCTCTAGACGCTTGTTTCCCTACCGCTGCCGATCTTGACTGCGAAGTGTTCTACACCGGCTATGTCGCGCAAGCGCCCTCATTGATGCTGCAAGAGAAGATACAGGGACCCAGCATCGTCGCCAGCGTCGGGGGTGGGAGAGATGGCTACCCCTTGCTCAAAGCCGTCATCGGAGCTAGCCCTCTGCTAACGGACGCGATTCCCCATCACATTTATGCGTTTGCCGGCCCCTTCATGCCGGTGTCGCAGTTTGAAGCGCTTCAGGCTCTGGCTGCGACGAAATCTAACCTAACGCTGCGTCGCTTTACGCCCAATCTGATCAGCTCTTTATTGCAGGCAGATCTCTCCATTAGCTTGGGGGGGTACAACACGACGATGAATGTGCTCAGAACGCATGTCCGATCGCTGATCGTGCCGTCGCCTTCAGTCGATCAAGCCGATGAGCAACGGTCACGTGCGGCCTTACTCGCGCAGAGAAACATCGTGGATCTTTTGACTGCAAGGCAGTTGTCTCCCTATGCGCTGGCCTATGCCATTCTCCGGCGTTTAGCGCAGCCCAAACCTACTCATGCCATCAATCTTGAGGGGGCCCGAAATGCATCTGAGCGGTTGCGATCGCTTCTCTATAAAGCTCCTTCTAAGCGACAGATTACTACTGCAGCGTAAGTTAGCTTTCCGAGCTATTTCTCAATAGCCACAGGTAGTCATCGTTCTGATTTGAGCATTCAATTCTGTATTGGCCCCCCCGGCCCCCCAATTTTGGGGGGAGAGTGCCCAAAATCTGGAGTGAGTTCTTCAAAGAGTTTAGGGACAAAAGAATTTTAAAGTCCCCCAGCACGGGGGGTGAGGGGCCAGCGCAAAAGCTACAGCCACTTATACAAGAAGCCCAATCAACGCTTCATTACGTCTTGAGGAACCCATCATGAAACCTAAAGTTTGTATGACCGCTCTAGAATTTCCGCCTGATATTGGGGGAGTGGGTGAGTCTGTTCAGCGAATTGCCCATATGCTGATGGACCTTGGCTATGACGTGCATGTTGCTGTCTTCCGGGCTGTGTTTCGCGATCAGCGGGCAATGGCGGCAGCGGGCGAATTCCAGCGCCAGAGCTGCCACACCACGATGCAGGAAGGGGTGACGGTTCACCGTCTCAAGCCTGCGGTTCGGTCAATTCAAGCGAAGGAACAGGATTATTTTTGTGATCTGTACGGACAGCTCCAGAGTTTACATCGGCAATATCAGTTTGATGTACTCCATGCGTTCTTTATCAATGAAATGGGGTTTCTCACCACTCTTTTGGGACAAGAAGAAGTTATTCCCATCATTAATAGCGTGCGCGGGGCTGATCTGCACAAGCATCTGTTTAGCCCGCAGCAGTTTGGTCAGATTGTCTGGACTTTAGAAAACTCGACCTGGACAACGTTTGTAAGCCAAGGGTTGATGCATCGCGCCCGTACTTTGGTGCCCGGGATTACAGATAAGTCTTCTGCGTTTTGGAATGCGATCGCACCTCTCGATTTCAGCAACTTACCCCAGCCTCCACTGGTCCATCGCCTCCAGGGAACCGTCATTGGCTCAGTCGGCAGCTTCCGTGACAAGAAGGGGCTGGAGTATTTACTCGATGCCTGTCAATCTCTGCAAGGTCAACCCCTGACGCTGTTATTGGTTGGTGATTTTGTCGAAAAAGAGCGCGAATACTGGATGCAAGAGATCGAAAGCTGCCTGGCCTGTCAGGTTCTGGTTACGGGCAAAGTGAGTCACGACGAAGCTTTGGCCTATCTCCCCCATATTGATATCTTTGCGATTCCGTCACTCCATGATGGCTGCCCCAACGCCATGTTAGAGGCTATGCTGGCCGCCCGACCCGTGGTGGGGACAAGCGTCGATGCCATTGGAGAAATTCTGGAAGATGGCGTTAATGGACGGGTCGTTAATCCTGCTGATGCTGAGGGACTCGCCAGCGCTCTGCAGCAACTGATCGATCAGCCTCTTCTACGTGAGCAACTGGGACGGGCCGCTCAAGAGACTGTGCTGCAGCGGTTGACGCCAGCCATTGAGCAACAGAACTGGCAGCAGGTTTATCAGCAAGCCTTAAACATCCCTGCCGATATCGAAAGGATTTTGTCCGTGGTTTAGTGAGAACGTCCTTCATTTTTCTCTTTGTTTTCTTCAGAATTTCTGCAATGGTCAGGAGCAAACCACAATGCCTTGGACATTTACCCCAACTCAAATTTTCCCTGGAATGCGGACTGTCTTTCTGCAATTCTGGCCTCAGATCCGCAAAGAGAAAGCGCTGATTTTGGTCTCGATTTTAGGACTTGTGGTTGAAGTCTTTGCGCGTTTGCTCGGTCCCTGGCCCTTGAAGCTAATCTTTGACTACGTGCTGCTGCCCGATGCCCATACCGCTGAACTCGATCTCCCTTTTCTACGGGATGCCAGTCCGACGCTGCTGGTGCTGCTTCTCTCCCTCTCGATTGTTGCGACAGCGGCGTTAAGTTCGGTTTCGGCCTACATCAGCATTGTGAGTATGTCGATTGCGGCCAGTCGCATCATTACTGAAATTCGCAGCCAGCTCTATGCCCATCTGCAGCGCCTGTCTTTAGCGTTTCATTACCAGGCGAAGAGTGGTGACTTACTGACTCGGATTACCAGCGATATTGATCGGCTGCGGGATGTGACGGTCAACCATGCTTTGCCTCTAATCATCAATCTGCTCACGTTGGTGAGCATGGTGGCGGTGATGTTTTGGATGGATTGGGAGCTGGCGCTGATTGCCCTTGCTGTTTTTCCGATCTTTTTGCTCTCAACCCTGAAAATTACGAAGCGTATTCGTCAGGTTGCTAAGCGTCAGCGACGTCGGGAAAGCGCAATGGCAGCAACAGCGGCGGAGTCAATGGGCGCGATTAAAGTGGTCCAGGCGTTATCGCTGGAAAATCTCCTAGAGCAGGTGTTTGCTCACGATAACCGCAAGAGCCTAGAAGAGAGTGCGCGAACCCAGCAGTTCTCGGCAGGGCTGAAGCGGACGGCAGAGATTTTAGTTGCGATCGCAACCGCTCTAGTCCTCTGGCGCGGCGTCTATCTCGTCCAGCGCGGATCTGCCACGCCCGGAGATTTGTTAGTGTTCATCACCTACCTCAAAACCGCCTTTAAGCCCACCCGCGAACTCGCCAAGCAAATGGCCAAAATTACGCGGGGGATTGTCTCAGCCGAACGGGTGATTGACCTACTCAAGGTTGAACCTGCGGTGCAGGATGCGAAGGATGCAATCATAGCCCCTCCTTTCCGAGGTGCTATCAGCTTCCGCAACGTCAGCTTTGCTTACCAGATCGATCAGCCTATCCTGAAAGATCTCAACTTTAAGGTACAGCCCGGTCAACGAATCGCTTTAGTCGGACCATCCGGCGGCGGCAAGTCAACCCTAGTCAGTCTGCTGCTACGTCTCTACGATCCACAGCTCGGCCAAATCTTGATTGACGGCCAAGATTTGCGAGACTACCAGCTTGAATCCCTGCGGAACCAAATCAGCATTGTGCTGCAGGACAGCATCTTGTTCGGCACTTCCATTCGCGACAACATTGCCTACGGTGCGCTGGGGGCCACGGATGCTGAAGTGCGGAAAGCGGCGCAGCTTGCCAATGCCCATGACTTCATCATGGATTTGCCAAACGGCTACGACACGATGATGAGTGAGCGGGGGGTGACCCTTTCGGGAGGGCAACGGCAGAGAGTTGCGATCGCAAGAGCCGCTATCCGTAAAGCCCCGATCGTCATTCTTGATGAACCCACCGTGGGCCTCGACAACAAAAGTGAGCAAGCGGTCAGCGAAGCTCTCAACCGTCTTGCCCAAAATAGTACAACCATCCTTATTACCCACGATCTCAGTGCCTCACGAAACTTCGATCAGATTCTCTATATCGAGTCTGGACAAGCCCTAGAACAAGGTACCCATTCAGAACTGATGCAGAAGGGTCAGCACTATGCGGCTCTCTATCAGCTCCAATCTGCGGTGGATACTGATCACTTTTCCCAAAGCATCGAGCTTTAATCCTCCGTCTTTCAAAGCCCCCAGAGACAGGAGTTGCTGTACCCAATCTCTAATTTTTCATTACTCTTCTAGCTAAGAGGTTACTCCCATGACTAACCCCAAGATCACCATTATTGTTGCCCCCAGAGAGCGCTTTCAATTTGCCCGCGAGTCTCTCGAAAGCCTCTATGAAAACACGACGCTTCCCTTTGAGCTGATTTATATCGATAACAACTCACCCGAGGGGTTGCGATCTCACCTCAAAGCTCAGGTCCCAAGGCACGACTTTCAACTCATTCGTTCTGAGCATTATTTATCTCCTAATCAGGCTCGTAATCTAGGTTTACAGCACGTCAAAACGCCCTATGTGGTCTTTGTCGATAATGATGTTGTGTTTGCCCCAGACTGGCTCAGCAACCTAGTAGACTGTGCCGAAGAAACCGGCGCAACGGTTGTCGGTTCACTCGTGTGTCAGTATCGCCCCGTTCATGAAACGATTCACTGTGCTGGGGGGACCTATATGGCTCCTGAGATGTATACAGCCTTCGCTCGCGGAGAGCTAAATCCCTCCGGCACCTTGGGCATGATGGGTGGCTGGCAGCTTCAAGAGAAAACGCCGTTTCAAAATCAACCGCTGGCTGAGGTTTGCGATCGCATCCCACGCCAACCCACTGGCTTTGTCGAATTCCACACCATGCTTGTGCGCACGGCTATCTTTGACCGCATTGGTCCCCTCGACGAAGGCTTTTGCTGCACTAAGGAATACCTTGATTTCTGCATGATGGTTACTCGTGCGGGTGGTCAGATTTACCTTGAACCAACCTCTGTTGTCACCTTTTTGACTCATCCCCCAGCTCCGGCCCTGGAGCCGTCTGACGTACCCTACTTCATGCTGCGCTGGAGTGATCAATGGGAGCTAAGCAATCTCCTTCATTTTCAAAAGAAATGGAACTTAAAGGAGAGCAGCTACTTTCAGAAGCGCTATCAAAAGTTAGGTCAACGCCGCCGCAAAGCTCTGGTCAAACCCATCGCTAAGCGGTTTGCCTTCCTGGGGAAGCCTGCCAAAAAGTGGATTGAAAATCAGCTCTTCCAGCTAGAAAAGCAGCTCAATCAGATACTCACGAACCTTCATTCGAATGCCGTTGCGATGGCTGAGCCTCACGCATTGGGCCGAGCTTTGGGGATCGACGCAGATTTTTCAACCCTTCCCAGTTCTTCTCGCAAAACTCGGCGGAACGTCTCTTCCATCGGCTCATCCTGGCGCTGATGGCACCCCGATTACCTTGACTAAAGTCGTATTCAGATTTCATCCTTATCTCTCCATGTATTGCTGACGTTCAGATCGATTGGCTTTGCGAGCTGAGATCAAGCGAATTTTATTGCCTCGCCAGTTGCAGGTAATAGACCTCCTGTCTGAATTCGCGAATGCTTCTGCATTGGCCCCCCCAGCCCCCCAATTCTGGGGGGAGAGTACTCAAAGACTTCATGTTGTAGCAACGATTGAGGAAGCCAGTTCATAACTTTAATAACCGAATCCGAAGCACTCCATAAGTTTGTAGATTTCAAGCATCACCTAGCCTGCAGCACCTATTCATCGCTAAGCAGCAATGCAGTCAGCAGCTCTCCCCCCAGAATTGGGGGGCCGGGGGGCAGTGCAATACACCTGGCGATTCCTAAGAACATCACAAACCTGGGAAGCCGAACGTTCAAGCGCAACACAAATAGAGCTGCGCAACTCATTTTCTAATCAACACAATCCAAGTAAAGGGCCAATCACTATGCTTTATCGACAATTAGGTACCACTGACCTGATGCTCTCTGCCATCGGTATGGGCACCTGGAATATTGGCAATCAGTGGGGACAAATTGATGAATCCACTGCCTTAGCAACCGTTCGTAGTGCCTACGACAGTGGCGTCAATATCTTTGACACTGCAGAATCCTACGGCATTCCAGCGGGACTGTCTGAAGAACGCCTTGGCAAAGCGCTCATTGGGATTCGTGATCAGGTCCACATGGTTACTAAAATTGGGCGCTGGGGCCGCCGTACCGGGCAAACGGTTCCCATGACCACGGTGGATATGATTCGACTCTGTACCCATGCCTCACTCCACCGACTCAAGACGGATTACATTGACGTGATGCTCTGTCACGAAGGCAAAATTGAAGACCCCAGCATCTATTTAGAAGGCTTCGAGCAGCTTAAAGATGCCGGTACGATTCGCGCCTATGGTATCTCAACAGATCGGCTAGATGTACTCCAGAGATTCAATACTCACAACACCTGTAGCGTGGTTGAGGTGGACTACTCACTGCTGAGCCGCAACCCTGAACAAGAATTTCTGCCCTATTGCCAAGCCCACGGAATTGGAGTGCTGGTGCGAGGGCCGCTGCACAAAGGGCTGCTCTCAGGCAAGTATTCAAGCGAGACCCAGTTTACCGATACGGTGCGGTCAGAGTGGTATGAGAGCGATCGCAGCCGCGAGAAACTGAACCGCAAACTAGCCAAAGTCGAACAGCTTAAAACTGCTCTGCAGCCTGGATCAGAGATGGTTTCTAAGGCCCTACGCTTTGTGATTTCTCACCCCATGCAGCCCGTTGCGATTCCGGGTGCTAAGTCTCCTGAACAGGCTCAGGCGAATGCAGCCGTGGGAGATGCGCTCCTGACGCCCAAAGAGTGCGAAGATCTGATTCAGCTCACTAAATTGCCGAAAACAGCGGGAAAGACTGCCGTTGCAGCCCGATGATGAGAACTTTCTCACAGACTCTTCACGTTCCATTGACAGGTGAATCCGAAGATCGAAGATAACTGCTATTGCTCATAGCAGATTGCAAAAGAATGTCTGGAATGTAGGTTTCACGATCTCGCAGAGAGAGTCGATCCCTATCTCTAAAAGATACGAAAACCTCGTTTCCTTATTTGGTTTTGGCCTCAGGGTCATTGGTGAGGAGTTTTCAGACATTCCTTACTTCAATTTATGACTCCGAGCTTCTCAGGATGGAGACACATGACTCAACCCAAAGTTACCCTCGTCGTTAGCCCGCGAGAGCGGTTTAGCTATACCCGTGCCTCTCTGGAGAGCATCTATGCAAACACCGACTATCCTTTCGACTTAGTCTTCGTGGATGTTTGTTCACCGGAATCGGTGCAGACTTACCTCAAAGCAACGTCGCAGTCTTTCAAAATCTTGAGGACGGACCACTATCTTTCTCCTAACCAGGCTCGCAATGTGGGTCTTCGCTACGTTCTCGACCACACCGACAGCCAATATGTTGTCTTCATTGAAAATGATGTTGTTGTAAAGCGGGGCTGGCTCACAAGACTGGTCAACTGCGCAGCAGAGACAAATGCCAGTGTCGTTGGCCCCCTCACCTGTATTGGGAATCCGGCTCACCAGGTGATTCACAACGCTGGCGGTCAGTGCTATATCAAGACCGACTTTAAAAACGGTCAGGCTCGACGCCGGATTAAGCAATCTGCTTATTTGACCGGGCGGGCCGTGGCTGATGTCCGAGATCAGCTCCACCGTACCCCGTGTGACTATGTGGAATTCCACTGCATGTTGGTGCGCACCGACACCTTCGCCATGACCGGTCTGCTAGATGAAGGGATGTTGGCAACCCGAGAACATATTGATTTCTGTTTCATGGTGGCCCAGACCGGAGGGGAGATCTATAACGAGCGGGAAGCCGTCGTTACGACGGATACGTTGGGGCTGGCTTCCAATAAAGCGGGGTTGATGGCCCGGTTTGGTCAGCTTAAGCTACCCGATTTTCAATGGTCAGACCTGCCCTACTTCATGCTGCGCTGGAGCGATCGTTGGGACCGCGCGAGCCTCGACCATCTGCGACAGAAGTGGAACTTGGCTGAAGATAAGTACTTTACGAAACGCTATGCCGGACTGGGTAGTCGTCGCCATGAATTACTCATTCAGCCTATTGTTCAGTACCTCACCTTTGGTAAGGGCAGTCCCTGGCTAGAAAAACTTTTGATCAGTCTAGAAAGGCCGTTCAACAACTACTGGTTTAACCGCTATGCCCAGCGTTTCGAACAGTCGTAGGGCAGCAACTATCGATTACTGTGACTTGCATCATGAAACTACAGTGCTTCAATCCGAATGCTGCCCCCACCCGTGTGATTTTGGTCCGACATGGGCGCAGCACCTATAACGATCAGGGGCGCTACCAGGGCTCCAGTGACGCATCAGTTCTGACGGCTCAAGGTCGTCAGGATGCGTTTCAGACCGGCCTAGCGCTCAATGATATTTCGTTCTCTGCCCTTTATGTCAGCCCTCTCCTTCGCACCCAGCAGACCGCTCAGGAAGTCTCAGCGGCATTCAAGTTCAGCCGCCGCTCTCCTATCTCCATCAATGTGCATGGCGATCTGAAAGAGATTGACCTGCCGCGATGGGAAGGGTTGTCCTATCGGCATGTGCAGGAAACGCTAACTGACGACTATCGCTGCTGGATAGAGCGTCCCCATACCTTTGAAATGTTGCCGCAGGCGGGGGCTAAAGATGTGAGCCCTCGGCGGCCTGTTCAGGATCTCTATGCTCAAGCGCGGCGATTCTGGCGGCAGGTGCTGCCGCGCCATGCGGGACAAACGATTTTAGTTGTGAGTCATGGCGGCACGATTAAAGCGTTGCTTAGTCAAGCTTTGGGGATTCCCTCTGATCAGTTCCATACCCTTCAGCAATCTAACTGCGGCATTAGCGTGCTGAATTTTCCGTATCAGCAGTCTGCCTGTCTAGAGGGAATGAATGATACGAGCCATCTGGGTGAAATTTTGCCA
The Acaryochloris thomasi RCC1774 genome window above contains:
- a CDS encoding glycosyltransferase family protein, yielding MRLMVYSHDAFGLGNLRRMLAICEHLLQHWQNLSILLVSGSPMLQGFRLPEGLDYIKLPCLSRGVSGDLSAKYLKTTADETIVFRSHLILSAAKHFKPDLLLVDKKPYGIQQELAHTLAYMERKLPQSKCVLLLRDILDAPEKMRQEWLTQGYYQAIQVHYDQVLVVGMPEVFDLAQEYQFPLPAARKVRYCGYIRKPFCRPQRFEVRRFLRLSPAETLVLVTPGGGEDGLPLVEAYLQGLRTIDPAIKLRSLILCGPEMPVEQQAILQKMAEPLLGVTLEVFTDNLLGYLSAADVVVAMGGYNTLTEILALNKRAVVVPRTSPSQEQLIRMERFMQRGLVQGIHPEVLTPRSLLSAVLDPIDPARTPAQPLNFGGLPQISHYLSELVSPSPACPLTGLLTV
- a CDS encoding glycosyltransferase family protein encodes the protein MKKLMFYCQHILGMGHLIRSMEIVRGLTDQFQVCFINGGEVIQGFPVPAAVQVVNLPGIKTDREFRELQPVDPHRNLGEVECDRKSQLLQTLEQFQPDVLVVELFPFGRRRFSFELIPLMEAAKERGVRIVSSLRDIVVTKQDQAKHEAKICRLMNQYFDQLLIHGDPNLHPLEDSFSRVKDLDCEVHYTGYVVQKPQSRLTLLDQMALNRTEPMIVVSVGGGRFGHSLLWGMVRAAEWLSERIPHHIQVFAGPFVPDDVFWDLKQAGQDFSNLTIHRYTPNLLAYMQQADLSVNMAGYNTTMNILTTGVRALMLPFTGNDDQEQTMRVRRLEQLGRVQMLKETDVTPERLAQRVQDALLQQPQVIGFDLDGVEKTAMLVRSLFEQSDRASLVAA
- a CDS encoding glycosyltransferase family protein gives rise to the protein MKKILFYCQYLAGMGHLVRSTEIIRSLVKDFQVCLVIGGEPITGFTVPSGAEVVYLPALREDAGELIAFGQSLESIKARRIERLLLVCDQFQPDCVITECFPFSKYKMSFELVPLLEWAKAAQVKVVCSLRDLVMTQKMSEKGMVRKKARIHDQICRYYDLVLYHCDRNLQPLDACFPTAADLDCEVFYTGYVAQAPSLMLQEKIQGPSIVASVGGGRDGYPLLKAVIGASPLLTDAIPHHIYAFAGPFMPVSQFEALQALAATKSNLTLRRFTPNLISSLLQADLSISLGGYNTTMNVLRTHVRSLIVPSPSVDQADEQRSRAALLAQRNIVDLLTARQLSPYALAYAILRRLAQPKPTHAINLEGARNASERLRSLLYKAPSKRQITTAA
- a CDS encoding glycosyltransferase, with product MKPKVCMTALEFPPDIGGVGESVQRIAHMLMDLGYDVHVAVFRAVFRDQRAMAAAGEFQRQSCHTTMQEGVTVHRLKPAVRSIQAKEQDYFCDLYGQLQSLHRQYQFDVLHAFFINEMGFLTTLLGQEEVIPIINSVRGADLHKHLFSPQQFGQIVWTLENSTWTTFVSQGLMHRARTLVPGITDKSSAFWNAIAPLDFSNLPQPPLVHRLQGTVIGSVGSFRDKKGLEYLLDACQSLQGQPLTLLLVGDFVEKEREYWMQEIESCLACQVLVTGKVSHDEALAYLPHIDIFAIPSLHDGCPNAMLEAMLAARPVVGTSVDAIGEILEDGVNGRVVNPADAEGLASALQQLIDQPLLREQLGRAAQETVLQRLTPAIEQQNWQQVYQQALNIPADIERILSVV
- a CDS encoding ABC transporter ATP-binding protein, which gives rise to MPWTFTPTQIFPGMRTVFLQFWPQIRKEKALILVSILGLVVEVFARLLGPWPLKLIFDYVLLPDAHTAELDLPFLRDASPTLLVLLLSLSIVATAALSSVSAYISIVSMSIAASRIITEIRSQLYAHLQRLSLAFHYQAKSGDLLTRITSDIDRLRDVTVNHALPLIINLLTLVSMVAVMFWMDWELALIALAVFPIFLLSTLKITKRIRQVAKRQRRRESAMAATAAESMGAIKVVQALSLENLLEQVFAHDNRKSLEESARTQQFSAGLKRTAEILVAIATALVLWRGVYLVQRGSATPGDLLVFITYLKTAFKPTRELAKQMAKITRGIVSAERVIDLLKVEPAVQDAKDAIIAPPFRGAISFRNVSFAYQIDQPILKDLNFKVQPGQRIALVGPSGGGKSTLVSLLLRLYDPQLGQILIDGQDLRDYQLESLRNQISIVLQDSILFGTSIRDNIAYGALGATDAEVRKAAQLANAHDFIMDLPNGYDTMMSERGVTLSGGQRQRVAIARAAIRKAPIVILDEPTVGLDNKSEQAVSEALNRLAQNSTTILITHDLSASRNFDQILYIESGQALEQGTHSELMQKGQHYAALYQLQSAVDTDHFSQSIEL
- a CDS encoding glycosyltransferase family 2 protein — translated: MTNPKITIIVAPRERFQFARESLESLYENTTLPFELIYIDNNSPEGLRSHLKAQVPRHDFQLIRSEHYLSPNQARNLGLQHVKTPYVVFVDNDVVFAPDWLSNLVDCAEETGATVVGSLVCQYRPVHETIHCAGGTYMAPEMYTAFARGELNPSGTLGMMGGWQLQEKTPFQNQPLAEVCDRIPRQPTGFVEFHTMLVRTAIFDRIGPLDEGFCCTKEYLDFCMMVTRAGGQIYLEPTSVVTFLTHPPAPALEPSDVPYFMLRWSDQWELSNLLHFQKKWNLKESSYFQKRYQKLGQRRRKALVKPIAKRFAFLGKPAKKWIENQLFQLEKQLNQILTNLHSNAVAMAEPHALGRALGIDADFSTLPSSSRKTRRNVSSIGSSWR
- a CDS encoding aldo/keto reductase; protein product: MLYRQLGTTDLMLSAIGMGTWNIGNQWGQIDESTALATVRSAYDSGVNIFDTAESYGIPAGLSEERLGKALIGIRDQVHMVTKIGRWGRRTGQTVPMTTVDMIRLCTHASLHRLKTDYIDVMLCHEGKIEDPSIYLEGFEQLKDAGTIRAYGISTDRLDVLQRFNTHNTCSVVEVDYSLLSRNPEQEFLPYCQAHGIGVLVRGPLHKGLLSGKYSSETQFTDTVRSEWYESDRSREKLNRKLAKVEQLKTALQPGSEMVSKALRFVISHPMQPVAIPGAKSPEQAQANAAVGDALLTPKECEDLIQLTKLPKTAGKTAVAAR